TCTATATACTCCTCAGAAGGCTGAACAGTAACGGAAGGTTTGACCTTATGGAAATACTTCCGGAACTTGGGATTCGAGTCGTCCCGCTGACGCCTGAAATTCTCATGGAAGCGGAGAGAGTAGAAAAGCTGGATTTTGATGGCGCCATTCACTACACCACAATGAAGAAGTACGGCGTGAAGAGGATACTCTCGAACGACAGGAACTTTGACAAAATTGAGGGAATAAAGAGGGTATTTTAGCTCTGG
This Thermococcus sp. 21S7 DNA region includes the following protein-coding sequences:
- a CDS encoding type II toxin-antitoxin system VapC family toxin, yielding MRVYVDVNVIYYHLTDNPEFSDRATDLLEEHYGSMITSSLTVWQLYILLRRLNSNGRFDLMEILPELGIRVVPLTPEILMEAERVEKLDFDGAIHYTTMKKYGVKRILSNDRNFDKIEGIKRVF